One Methylomarinovum tepidoasis DNA window includes the following coding sequences:
- the guaD gene encoding guanine deaminase, with the protein MTTVYLGTLAHLRGNPFVRPDGLEIIADGALWVDGDGRIAGYGRAAEAPEGAERVDFGAAWLLPGLIDAHLHFPQYYAVAAANRGLLSWLRETVYPEEAAFRDAGYAAGVARALVARLLHGGVTCACVFGSQYPEATGALFEAAGQAGLRLIAGITLMDRNGPDELLTTPERAWRANEALLERYGGDPRLHLALTPRFALSCSPQLLAMCGEFRRRHPQVYLQTHINETLEEIAAVQRVFPDAWNYLDVYDRYGLLGPRTLLAHDIHPQSAELRRMAESECRVIHCPSSNLFLGSGLFPLRRHVEHGIPLALGSDIGAGLHLSVWEELSEAYKIQRLRGETPTAAQLLYLATLGAAEALGLAGEIGNFLPGKVADFFVLDPGGDDYLDARLQRCPTLAARLFVLMQLAGSGHVRRTFVAGRPVSV; encoded by the coding sequence ATGACCACCGTCTATCTGGGAACCCTGGCGCATCTGCGCGGCAATCCCTTCGTCCGCCCCGACGGTCTGGAAATCATCGCCGATGGGGCTCTGTGGGTGGACGGGGACGGCCGGATCGCCGGTTACGGCCGTGCCGCCGAGGCCCCCGAGGGTGCGGAACGGGTCGATTTCGGTGCCGCCTGGCTGCTTCCCGGCCTGATCGACGCCCATCTGCACTTCCCCCAATACTATGCCGTGGCGGCGGCCAACCGCGGTCTGCTGTCCTGGCTGCGGGAGACGGTGTATCCCGAGGAGGCCGCCTTCCGCGACGCCGGCTATGCGGCCGGGGTGGCCCGGGCGCTGGTGGCGCGGCTGCTGCACGGCGGAGTGACTTGCGCCTGCGTTTTCGGCTCCCAGTACCCGGAGGCCACCGGAGCCCTGTTCGAGGCGGCCGGGCAGGCGGGGCTGCGCCTGATCGCCGGCATCACCCTGATGGACCGCAACGGGCCCGACGAACTGCTGACCACCCCGGAACGGGCCTGGCGGGCCAACGAAGCCCTGCTGGAGCGGTACGGCGGCGATCCCCGCCTGCACCTGGCCCTCACGCCCCGCTTCGCGCTCTCCTGTTCGCCGCAGTTGCTGGCGATGTGCGGCGAGTTCCGCCGCCGCCATCCCCAGGTGTATCTCCAGACCCATATCAACGAGACCTTGGAGGAGATCGCCGCGGTCCAGCGCGTCTTCCCCGACGCCTGGAACTATCTCGACGTTTACGACCGCTACGGTCTGCTGGGGCCGCGCACCCTGCTGGCCCACGACATCCATCCCCAAAGCGCCGAGCTGAGACGGATGGCGGAGAGCGAGTGCCGCGTCATCCACTGTCCCAGCAGCAACCTGTTTTTGGGCAGCGGCCTGTTTCCCCTGCGCCGCCACGTGGAACACGGCATTCCCCTGGCGCTCGGCAGCGACATCGGCGCCGGGCTGCACCTTTCGGTCTGGGAAGAGCTGTCCGAAGCGTACAAGATCCAGCGGCTGCGGGGAGAGACGCCGACCGCCGCCCAGTTGCTGTACCTGGCGACCCTGGGAGCGGCCGAGGCTCTGGGGCTGGCCGGGGAGATCGGCAATTTCCTGCCGGGCAAGGTGGCGGACTTCTTCGTCCTCGATCCCGGCGGTGACGACTATCTCGATGCCCGTCTGCAGCGCTGCCCCACGCTCGCCGCCCGGCTGTTCGTGCTCATGCAGCTGGCCGGTTCCGGTCACGTCCGCCGGACCTTCGTCGCCGGCAGGCCGGTGTCAGTGTAG
- a CDS encoding SLC13 family permease yields MPLSAWLALAVTGLCILLLAWGRWAPELVLSGGLTLLLLAGVIDVPIALAGLSQPSVATVALMYVLVAGIRETGGVETIVRHLLGRPRHPAGALLRVVLPVWMLSAFLNNTPVVATFIPAVLTWARRFKLPVARLLLPLSYAAMLGGTCTLIGTSTNLVVNGLLTRRHPELALGLFDLAWIGVPVGLAGIAYLLVAARWLLPDRNGARLFADPKEYTIEMEVDPAGPLVGKTIEAAGLRHLGDVYLVEIERDGALLAAVGPGERLRGGDRLVFAGSTHAALDLQQIKGLRPSTHSRFGLAEHPDRCIVEVVVSPDCALVGQTIRDGRFRTLYGAAVLAVCREGKRVEGNLGRIRLQPADTLLLETRPSFVEQYRHARDFLLVSEVDGPARPLHEKAWLAWSILAAVVALAASGILDLFKAALAGAAAMLVTGCCTFAKARRNVDTSVLLTIATAFGLGSALETSGASSFLAANLLRLSDDPYVLLALTYGLVTLLTSLISNNAAAVLVFPILMAVVEHFRLNPLPYLVVLMLAASSSFATPIGYQTNLMVYGPGGYRFRDYLRFGGGLTLVVGLMGLWLVPKIWPLH; encoded by the coding sequence ATGCCGCTTTCCGCCTGGCTGGCCCTGGCGGTCACAGGGTTGTGCATTCTGCTGCTGGCTTGGGGCCGCTGGGCGCCGGAACTGGTTCTCAGCGGCGGCCTGACCCTGTTGCTGCTGGCCGGAGTCATCGACGTTCCCATCGCCCTGGCGGGACTGAGCCAGCCGAGCGTGGCCACCGTGGCCCTGATGTACGTGCTGGTGGCGGGCATCCGCGAAACCGGCGGGGTGGAAACCATCGTCCGTCATCTGCTCGGCCGGCCGCGTCATCCGGCCGGCGCCCTGCTGCGGGTGGTGCTGCCGGTATGGATGCTGAGCGCTTTCCTCAACAACACCCCGGTGGTGGCCACCTTCATTCCCGCGGTCCTCACCTGGGCCCGGCGCTTCAAGCTGCCGGTGGCCCGGCTGCTGCTGCCCCTGAGCTATGCCGCCATGCTCGGCGGCACCTGCACCCTGATCGGCACCAGCACCAATCTGGTGGTCAACGGCCTGCTGACCCGGCGCCACCCGGAACTGGCGCTAGGGCTGTTCGATCTGGCCTGGATCGGCGTGCCGGTGGGCCTTGCCGGCATCGCCTACCTGCTGGTGGCCGCCCGCTGGCTGCTTCCCGACCGCAACGGCGCCAGGCTGTTCGCCGATCCCAAGGAATACACCATCGAGATGGAGGTCGATCCCGCAGGCCCGCTGGTGGGAAAGACCATCGAAGCCGCCGGCCTGCGTCATCTGGGCGATGTCTATCTGGTGGAAATCGAACGCGACGGGGCCCTCTTGGCGGCGGTCGGACCCGGCGAACGGCTGCGGGGCGGTGACCGCCTGGTGTTCGCCGGCAGCACCCACGCCGCCCTCGATCTGCAGCAGATCAAGGGACTGCGTCCCTCCACCCACAGCCGCTTCGGCCTCGCAGAGCATCCGGACCGCTGCATCGTCGAGGTGGTGGTGTCTCCCGATTGCGCCCTGGTGGGCCAGACCATCCGCGACGGCCGCTTCCGCACCCTGTATGGCGCCGCGGTGCTGGCGGTGTGCCGCGAGGGCAAACGGGTGGAAGGCAACCTGGGACGGATTCGCCTGCAGCCGGCCGACACCCTGCTGCTGGAAACCCGCCCCAGCTTCGTGGAACAGTACCGCCACGCCCGCGATTTCCTGCTGGTCAGCGAAGTGGACGGCCCTGCCCGGCCCCTGCACGAGAAAGCTTGGCTGGCCTGGTCGATCCTCGCCGCCGTGGTGGCGCTGGCCGCCAGCGGCATCCTGGATCTCTTCAAGGCGGCCCTGGCCGGGGCGGCGGCCATGCTGGTCACCGGCTGCTGCACCTTCGCCAAGGCCCGGCGCAACGTCGATACCTCGGTGCTGCTGACCATCGCCACCGCCTTCGGCCTGGGCAGCGCCCTGGAAACCAGCGGCGCCAGCAGCTTTCTCGCCGCCAACCTGTTGCGGCTCAGCGACGACCCTTATGTGCTGCTGGCGCTGACCTACGGGTTGGTGACGCTGCTGACCTCGCTGATCAGCAACAACGCCGCGGCGGTGCTGGTGTTCCCGATCCTGATGGCGGTGGTGGAACACTTTCGGCTCAATCCCCTGCCCTATCTGGTGGTGCTGATGCTGGCCGCCTCCAGCAGCTTCGCCACTCCCATCGGCTACCAGACCAATCTGATGGTCTACGGTCCCGGCGGCTACCGCTTCCGCGACTATCTGCGCTTCGGCGGCGGCCTGACGCTCGTGGTCGGGCTGATGGGGCTGTGGCTGGTGCCGAAAATCTGGCCGCTACACTGA